A single region of the Microlunatus panaciterrae genome encodes:
- a CDS encoding CPBP family intramembrane glutamic endopeptidase, protein MGQDETVSNTALEPAVPQAEASRRRLTIEVVIVLGLSLGQSAVYSILRIIERMTRNVPLSQQTSTLNQSATPDRPWLDLTYQLVNIIFPLFAVLLVLYLLQLTHPRPWRMIGFDLRRPGFDAWFGLVIAAAIGVPGLGLYLGARALGFNTQVQAAALADNWWTVPVLILAAAENAILEEVIMIGYLYTRLRQLSWRWPMIILGSALIRGSYHLYQGFGGFVGNLIMGAVFGLVYLRWKRVAPLVVAHTLLDVVSFVGYTLVAPHVSWL, encoded by the coding sequence ATGGGGCAAGATGAGACGGTGTCCAACACCGCTCTCGAGCCTGCCGTACCGCAGGCCGAAGCCTCCCGACGCAGGCTGACCATCGAGGTCGTCATCGTGCTGGGATTGTCGCTGGGCCAGTCGGCGGTCTACTCGATCCTGCGGATCATCGAGCGGATGACCAGGAACGTGCCGTTGAGCCAGCAGACCTCGACGCTGAACCAGTCGGCCACCCCGGACCGGCCCTGGCTCGACCTCACCTACCAGCTGGTCAACATCATCTTCCCGCTGTTCGCGGTGTTGCTGGTCCTCTACCTGCTGCAGCTGACCCATCCACGACCCTGGCGGATGATCGGCTTCGATCTGCGCCGTCCCGGGTTCGACGCCTGGTTCGGCCTGGTCATCGCGGCCGCGATCGGTGTCCCCGGGTTGGGTCTTTACCTGGGCGCCCGGGCCCTCGGCTTCAACACCCAGGTGCAGGCAGCGGCGCTGGCCGACAACTGGTGGACCGTGCCGGTGCTGATCCTCGCTGCAGCGGAGAATGCGATCCTCGAGGAGGTGATCATGATCGGCTACCTGTACACCCGATTGCGTCAGCTCAGCTGGCGCTGGCCGATGATCATCCTCGGCAGCGCGCTGATCCGTGGGTCCTATCACCTCTACCAAGGCTTCGGCGGGTTCGTCGGCAACCTGATCATGGGTGCCGTCTTCGGCCTGGTCTACCTACGGTGGAAGCGCGTCGCACCGCTGGTGGTGGCCCACACCTTGCTCGATGTCGTCTCGTTCGTCGGCTACACCCTGGTGGCGCCGCACGTGAGCTGGCTCTAG
- a CDS encoding histidinol-phosphate transaminase: MGPMVRAAVAGLPVYRPGRPAPLGPGGVSYKLSSNENPFPPLPGVIEAAEIACAQLNRYPDMGNVAMTEALSAKLAVAEDRLAFGTGSVAVLYHLLQAFCERGDEVVYAWRSFEAYPIAVQLTGATPVPVPLGPGWTHDLDALRAAVTPATKAVLLCTPNNPTGPALRHDDVLAFVAAVPDRVLVVIDEAYAEFVTDPAAVRPMEITAGHDNVVLLRTFSKAYGLAGLRVGFCVAAAPIARAVRAAALPFGVSVPAQAAVIASLAAEEALFERVGQIVAERERMVAGLSSAGFDIPAAEGNFVWLAAGPRTQSYADTFAAAGVMVRPYVSGDRWDGLRITVGEPEANDLVLLTAADLER, encoded by the coding sequence ATGGGGCCCATGGTTCGAGCCGCCGTCGCCGGGCTGCCGGTCTACCGGCCCGGTCGGCCGGCGCCGCTGGGCCCGGGCGGCGTTTCGTACAAGCTGTCCAGCAATGAGAACCCCTTTCCCCCGCTGCCCGGCGTGATCGAGGCGGCCGAGATCGCCTGCGCCCAGCTGAACCGCTATCCCGACATGGGCAATGTCGCGATGACGGAGGCGCTGTCGGCCAAGCTGGCTGTGGCCGAGGACCGCCTGGCCTTCGGCACCGGTTCGGTTGCCGTCCTGTACCACCTGCTGCAGGCGTTCTGCGAGCGCGGCGACGAGGTCGTCTATGCCTGGCGGAGCTTCGAGGCCTACCCGATCGCCGTCCAGCTCACCGGCGCAACGCCGGTCCCGGTGCCTCTTGGCCCCGGCTGGACCCATGACCTGGACGCCCTTCGCGCGGCCGTCACTCCCGCCACCAAGGCCGTGCTGCTCTGTACTCCGAACAACCCGACCGGCCCGGCGCTCCGTCACGACGACGTCCTGGCGTTTGTCGCGGCGGTGCCGGACCGGGTCCTGGTCGTCATCGACGAGGCGTATGCGGAGTTCGTCACCGACCCGGCGGCGGTGCGGCCGATGGAGATCACGGCCGGACACGACAACGTGGTGCTGCTGCGCACCTTCTCCAAGGCGTACGGGCTGGCTGGGCTGCGGGTCGGCTTCTGTGTGGCGGCTGCGCCGATCGCGCGTGCGGTGCGCGCTGCCGCGCTGCCGTTCGGGGTCTCGGTGCCGGCGCAGGCGGCGGTCATCGCCTCGCTCGCCGCGGAGGAGGCACTGTTCGAGCGGGTCGGACAGATCGTGGCTGAGCGGGAGCGGATGGTTGCCGGACTCTCCAGCGCGGGCTTCGACATCCCGGCGGCCGAGGGGAACTTCGTCTGGCTGGCGGCCGGTCCGCGGACCCAGAGCTATGCGGACACGTTCGCGGCGGCGGGGGTGATGGTGCGGCCGTACGTCAGCGGCGACCGCTGGGACGGTCTGCGGATCACCGTCGGCGAGCCGGAGGCCAACGACCTGGTGCTGCTGACCGCCGCCGACCTGGAGCGGTGA
- a CDS encoding acetoin utilization protein AcuC, which yields MLYSDELTRYDFGPLHPMAPGRVRNTIALARALGVLDRMEVVAPPEVDLGLIRTVHDADYVEAVQKAEVNPVFGLGTSDNPVFAQMHEISAQVVMATVAAAQSVWNGTTKRACNISGGLHHAMPRNTSGFCVYNDIAVAIKWLLAQGCERVAYVDVDVHHGDGVQAIFYNDPRVMTISLHETPMTLFPGTGFPHETGGPDAIGSAVNVALPPGTGDAGWLRAFHAVVPEVLHAFRPTVLVTQHGCDSHFSDPLAELNLTIDGQRASYLAMAALADELCEGRWISTGGGGYSVLNVVPRAWTHLLGVVSGHPVDPDTVIPEAWRDTIGDEAPTVMTDHADVSFPDVSSGYNPADRLDQAIIATRKAVFPELGLDPEFY from the coding sequence TTGCTCTACTCGGACGAGCTGACCCGTTACGACTTCGGGCCACTGCACCCGATGGCTCCTGGCCGGGTGCGCAACACCATAGCGCTGGCCCGTGCCCTCGGCGTGCTGGACCGGATGGAGGTGGTCGCTCCGCCCGAGGTCGACCTGGGACTGATCCGGACCGTGCACGACGCCGACTATGTCGAGGCGGTGCAGAAGGCCGAGGTCAACCCCGTGTTCGGGTTGGGTACGTCCGACAACCCGGTCTTTGCCCAGATGCACGAGATCTCAGCCCAGGTGGTGATGGCCACCGTCGCGGCCGCCCAGAGCGTCTGGAACGGTACGACGAAGCGGGCCTGCAACATCAGCGGTGGTCTGCACCACGCGATGCCCCGGAACACCAGCGGCTTCTGCGTCTACAACGACATCGCCGTTGCCATCAAGTGGCTGCTGGCCCAGGGCTGCGAGCGGGTTGCCTACGTCGATGTGGACGTGCATCACGGCGACGGCGTCCAGGCGATCTTCTACAACGACCCGCGTGTGATGACGATCAGCCTGCACGAGACGCCGATGACCCTCTTCCCCGGCACCGGGTTCCCGCATGAGACCGGAGGGCCGGACGCGATCGGTTCGGCGGTGAACGTCGCCCTCCCGCCCGGTACCGGGGACGCCGGCTGGCTGCGTGCCTTCCACGCTGTGGTTCCGGAGGTGCTGCACGCGTTCCGTCCCACCGTGCTGGTCACCCAGCACGGGTGCGACTCGCACTTCTCCGACCCGCTGGCCGAGCTGAACCTCACCATCGACGGCCAACGGGCCTCCTACCTGGCAATGGCGGCACTGGCCGACGAGCTGTGCGAGGGACGGTGGATCTCCACCGGCGGCGGCGGCTACTCCGTACTCAACGTCGTACCGCGGGCCTGGACCCACCTGCTGGGTGTGGTGAGCGGACACCCGGTCGATCCCGACACCGTCATCCCGGAGGCCTGGCGCGACACCATCGGCGACGAGGCCCCGACTGTCATGACCGACCATGCCGACGTCTCGTTCCCGGACGTCTCGTCCGGCTACAACCCTGCCGACCGGCTGGACCAGGCGATCATCGCCACCCGCAAGGCGGTCTTCCCCGAGCTGGGTCTCGATCCCGAGTTCTACTGA
- a CDS encoding helix-turn-helix domain-containing protein — translation MTEESKPGDITPIGGGDLSDVKFLTVAEVAQIMRVSKMSVYRLIHSGELESARFGRSFRVPESAVNVYLKSSYYETG, via the coding sequence ATGACTGAGGAGTCAAAGCCGGGTGACATCACCCCTATCGGTGGGGGTGACCTCTCCGACGTGAAGTTCTTGACCGTAGCCGAGGTCGCGCAGATCATGCGCGTCTCGAAGATGTCGGTCTACCGGCTCATTCACAGCGGAGAGCTCGAGTCCGCCCGCTTCGGTCGCAGTTTCCGGGTTCCGGAGAGTGCGGTCAACGTCTACCTGAAGAGCTCCTACTACGAGACCGGCTAG
- a CDS encoding proline dehydrogenase family protein, with protein MLRRALLGLSRSDKIKNLVVRLPVTSGVVARFVAGETVEDVVSATRRLVGAGLAVTIDHLGEDTLDRTQAERVTAAYLELLSRLDESALTRSAEVSLKLSAVGRALSQDGEKIALDNARRICQAADAAKTTVTLDMEDHTTTDSTLAVLSELRADFPDTGAVLQAYLHRTEADCRDLSGAGSRVRLCKGAYKEPESVAFQEPAEVDKSYVRCLKVLMAGRGYPMVATHDPRLIPIAQDLARRNRRMLDSWELQMLYGIRPTEQQRLATQGHTVRVYVPYGTDWYGYLVRRLAERPANLTFFARSLLSKS; from the coding sequence ATGCTTCGACGGGCTCTGCTGGGGCTGTCCCGCAGCGACAAGATCAAGAACCTGGTGGTCAGGCTGCCCGTGACGTCGGGCGTGGTGGCCCGGTTCGTGGCCGGCGAGACCGTAGAAGACGTCGTGTCGGCAACCCGACGGCTGGTCGGGGCCGGGCTTGCGGTCACCATCGACCACCTCGGCGAGGACACCCTGGACCGGACCCAGGCTGAGCGGGTGACGGCGGCCTACCTCGAGCTGCTGTCGCGGCTGGACGAGTCGGCCCTGACCCGCTCCGCCGAGGTCTCGCTCAAGCTGTCCGCCGTCGGCCGGGCGCTCTCGCAGGACGGGGAGAAGATCGCCCTCGACAACGCGCGCAGGATCTGCCAGGCGGCTGACGCGGCGAAGACGACGGTCACCCTCGACATGGAGGACCACACCACCACCGACTCCACCTTGGCGGTGCTGTCCGAGCTGCGGGCCGACTTCCCGGACACCGGAGCCGTGCTGCAGGCCTACCTGCACCGGACCGAAGCCGACTGTCGGGACCTGTCGGGAGCGGGCTCGCGGGTACGGCTCTGCAAGGGCGCCTACAAGGAGCCCGAGAGCGTCGCCTTCCAGGAGCCGGCCGAGGTCGACAAGTCCTATGTGCGGTGCTTGAAGGTGTTGATGGCGGGACGGGGCTACCCGATGGTCGCCACCCACGACCCGCGGCTGATCCCGATCGCGCAGGACCTGGCGAGGCGCAACCGGCGGATGCTGGACAGCTGGGAGCTGCAGATGCTCTACGGCATCCGGCCCACCGAGCAGCAGCGGCTGGCCACCCAGGGCCACACGGTGCGGGTCTATGTGCCGTACGGCACTGACTGGTACGGCTACCTGGTGCGCCGCCTGGCGGAACGGCCCGCGAACCTCACCTTCTTCGCTCGCAGCCTGCTCAGCAAGAGCTGA
- a CDS encoding VOC family protein has protein sequence MHLDHLSFAAGPEGLNGTAERLGDALGAPFHDGGFHPRFGTRNRILPLADGQYLEVVEVLDHPAADKAPFGQAVRARSLQGGGWLGWVVAVDDLGPVEERLGRSAVDGMRHLPDGGLLQWRQVGVKGLQSDPQLPFFIQWLSGPEAHPSNGGGDIALVKLEIAGEHQRVDEWLGGLSDVVLKDTGIDWVDSNAQPGIVAAHFDTPRGRVRI, from the coding sequence ATGCATTTGGATCATCTGTCTTTTGCGGCCGGACCTGAGGGACTGAACGGCACAGCTGAGCGCCTGGGCGATGCATTGGGGGCACCATTCCACGATGGCGGGTTCCACCCGCGCTTCGGTACGCGCAACCGGATCCTGCCGCTGGCCGACGGCCAGTATCTCGAGGTGGTGGAGGTTCTTGATCATCCCGCAGCGGACAAGGCACCGTTCGGCCAGGCTGTCCGGGCAAGATCGTTGCAGGGCGGTGGCTGGCTTGGCTGGGTCGTCGCCGTTGACGATCTTGGTCCGGTGGAGGAACGGCTCGGCCGCTCCGCTGTCGACGGCATGCGGCACCTCCCCGACGGCGGTCTGCTGCAGTGGCGGCAGGTCGGGGTAAAGGGCCTGCAGTCCGACCCTCAACTGCCCTTCTTCATCCAGTGGCTGAGCGGACCGGAGGCGCACCCGTCCAACGGTGGCGGCGACATCGCCCTGGTCAAACTGGAGATCGCCGGCGAGCACCAGCGCGTCGACGAGTGGCTGGGCGGCCTCAGCGACGTCGTCCTCAAGGACACCGGCATCGACTGGGTGGACTCGAACGCCCAGCCCGGGATCGTCGCGGCGCACTTCGACACGCCTCGGGGCCGGGTCCGTATCTGA
- a CDS encoding TIM barrel protein translates to MKVPAARVALSTSSVYPETTSSAFELARRLGYDGVELMVGIDSVAADVDAVEKLRDYHGVPVLSVHAPCLLITQRVWGSDPWAKLRRSCEAAIQLDADVVVVHPPFRWQREYAKGFVEGVRALREETGVAICVENMYPWRTPGGELKAYMPGWDPTELDYDELTLDFSHASTSSQTSLDLAISWGDRLRHIHLTDGTGSIKDEHLVPGRGDQNAGQVLEYLAERDFAGHVVLEINSRKSETRAQREADLAESLAFARLHLAAPVRPAYAVDGGGVASAL, encoded by the coding sequence ATCAAGGTCCCGGCAGCCAGGGTGGCCCTGTCGACCTCCTCCGTGTATCCCGAGACGACCTCCAGCGCCTTCGAGCTTGCCCGCCGGCTGGGCTATGACGGGGTCGAGCTGATGGTGGGGATCGACTCGGTGGCTGCTGATGTCGACGCCGTCGAGAAGCTCCGCGACTACCACGGGGTGCCGGTGCTGTCGGTGCATGCGCCGTGTCTGCTGATCACTCAACGAGTGTGGGGCTCGGACCCGTGGGCCAAGCTCCGCCGGTCCTGCGAGGCAGCCATCCAGCTGGATGCCGACGTGGTGGTGGTGCATCCGCCGTTCCGCTGGCAGCGCGAGTATGCCAAGGGGTTCGTCGAGGGAGTCCGCGCCTTGCGGGAGGAGACCGGCGTGGCCATCTGTGTGGAGAACATGTATCCGTGGCGCACCCCCGGTGGGGAGCTGAAGGCCTATATGCCCGGTTGGGACCCGACTGAGCTCGACTACGACGAGCTGACCCTGGACTTCTCGCACGCCTCCACCTCCAGCCAGACGTCCCTGGATCTCGCGATCTCCTGGGGTGATCGGCTCCGCCACATCCACCTCACCGACGGCACCGGCTCGATCAAGGACGAGCATCTGGTCCCGGGTCGCGGGGACCAGAACGCCGGCCAGGTGCTGGAGTACCTCGCCGAACGTGACTTCGCCGGTCATGTCGTGTTGGAGATCAACTCGCGCAAGAGCGAGACCCGGGCTCAGCGGGAGGCAGACCTGGCCGAGTCGCTGGCCTTCGCCAGGCTGCACCTGGCTGCGCCGGTCCGTCCCGCGTACGCCGTCGACGGTGGCGGCGTGGCCAGCGCCCTCTGA
- the hutI gene encoding imidazolonepropionase, whose translation MADGLIGLVGIGELVTNNPELGDGSDLGIIANASILLQQTSAGPVIRYLGGDALQVNQHCEPIDLDGRAVVPGFVDSHTHLVFDGDRAEEFVARMGGRPYDGGGIATTVAATRAASDDQLRMLLRHRLTEMHRQGTTTVEIKSGYGLTVADEARSLALAREFTEETTFLGAHVVPAEYEHDRDGYVALVAVEMLQACAPYAKWVDVFCEPGSPHAFDRDEARMILRSGMSAGLRPRLHAGQLGPGPGVQLAVELDAASVDHCTYLSDDDIEALAASDTVATLLPGVEFSTRSPYSDAARLLARGITVALATDCNPGTCYSSSVGFCLALAVRELGMTPAQALWAATAGAARSLRRTDIGRLTVGGPADLTLIDGPSYLHLAYRPGVPIARAFGPP comes from the coding sequence GTGGCGGACGGGTTGATCGGGCTGGTCGGCATCGGCGAGCTCGTCACCAACAACCCGGAGCTCGGCGACGGTAGCGACCTCGGGATCATCGCCAACGCCTCGATCCTGCTTCAGCAGACGTCCGCAGGACCGGTCATCCGCTACCTGGGCGGCGATGCGCTGCAGGTCAACCAGCACTGTGAGCCGATCGACCTGGACGGCCGTGCCGTGGTCCCCGGGTTCGTCGACTCCCACACCCACCTGGTCTTCGACGGCGACCGGGCGGAGGAGTTTGTCGCCCGGATGGGCGGCCGGCCCTACGACGGGGGTGGGATAGCGACCACGGTAGCCGCCACCCGGGCCGCCAGTGATGATCAGCTGCGGATGCTGCTCCGGCACCGGCTCACCGAGATGCATCGGCAGGGCACCACCACAGTGGAGATCAAGAGCGGCTACGGGCTGACGGTCGCCGATGAGGCGCGCTCACTCGCACTCGCCCGCGAGTTCACCGAGGAGACGACCTTCCTCGGTGCGCATGTGGTGCCCGCGGAGTACGAACATGATCGCGACGGGTATGTCGCTCTGGTGGCGGTGGAGATGCTGCAGGCCTGTGCACCGTATGCGAAGTGGGTGGATGTGTTCTGCGAGCCCGGATCGCCGCATGCGTTCGATCGCGACGAGGCGCGGATGATCTTGAGATCGGGGATGTCGGCCGGGCTGCGTCCGCGCCTGCATGCGGGTCAGCTTGGACCCGGCCCGGGGGTCCAGCTCGCTGTGGAGCTCGACGCCGCCAGTGTTGATCACTGCACCTACCTCAGCGACGACGACATCGAGGCGCTGGCTGCGAGCGACACGGTGGCCACCCTGCTGCCGGGGGTCGAGTTCAGCACCCGTTCGCCCTACTCCGACGCCGCCAGGCTGCTGGCCCGCGGGATCACCGTCGCCCTGGCCACCGACTGCAATCCTGGCACCTGCTACAGCTCCTCGGTCGGGTTCTGTCTCGCACTCGCCGTACGTGAGCTGGGAATGACCCCGGCTCAGGCCCTGTGGGCGGCGACAGCCGGCGCGGCCAGATCGCTCCGCCGTACCGACATCGGACGCCTCACCGTCGGTGGCCCGGCGGACCTGACCCTGATCGACGGCCCCAGCTATCTCCACCTGGCCTACCGGCCAGGGGTGCCGATCGCACGGGCCTTCGGCCCGCCCTGA
- a CDS encoding aspartate-semialdehyde dehydrogenase, with product MRVGVFGATGQVGGVMRTLLETRQFPVSEIRFFASARSAGRKLPWGDGEIVVEDSATADFSGLDIALFSNGKAASKETAPKVAAAGAIVIDNSSAWRMDPEVPLVVSEVNPEDAENPPKGIIANPNCTTMAAMPVLKPLHQAATLTRLQVATYQAVSGSGGVGIAELDTQLRAVVDRATALAFDGSAVDFPAPATYKKTIAYNVLPLAGSLVDDGSGETDEEQKLRNESRKILHIPDLLVAGTCVRVPVFTGHSLVIHAEFAEPLSPEQATALLSDAPGVALMDIPTPLDAAGQDPSYVGRIRADQSAPAGRGLVLFISNDNLRKGAALNAVQIAELVSQRLVRQ from the coding sequence ATGCGCGTAGGTGTTTTTGGAGCGACGGGCCAGGTGGGTGGCGTGATGCGGACCCTGCTGGAGACGCGTCAGTTCCCGGTATCGGAGATCAGGTTCTTCGCCTCGGCCCGGTCGGCCGGCAGGAAGCTGCCCTGGGGCGACGGCGAGATCGTGGTGGAGGACAGTGCCACCGCGGACTTCAGCGGGCTGGACATCGCGTTGTTCTCCAACGGCAAGGCGGCCTCGAAGGAGACGGCGCCCAAGGTGGCTGCCGCCGGTGCGATCGTGATCGACAACTCCAGTGCCTGGCGGATGGATCCCGAGGTTCCCCTGGTGGTGTCCGAGGTGAACCCGGAGGATGCCGAGAACCCGCCGAAGGGCATCATCGCCAATCCCAACTGCACCACCATGGCGGCCATGCCGGTGCTCAAGCCGCTGCACCAGGCGGCCACCCTGACGCGACTGCAGGTCGCCACCTACCAGGCGGTCTCGGGCTCGGGCGGGGTCGGGATCGCCGAGCTCGACACCCAGCTGAGGGCTGTCGTCGACCGAGCCACGGCACTGGCCTTCGACGGTTCCGCGGTCGACTTCCCGGCACCTGCGACGTACAAGAAGACGATCGCCTACAACGTCCTGCCACTGGCCGGCAGCCTGGTCGACGACGGGTCGGGCGAGACCGACGAGGAGCAGAAGCTCCGCAACGAGTCCCGCAAGATCCTGCACATCCCCGACCTGCTGGTTGCCGGCACCTGCGTACGGGTGCCGGTCTTCACCGGCCACTCGCTGGTGATCCATGCCGAGTTCGCCGAGCCGCTCAGCCCCGAGCAGGCGACGGCGCTGCTGTCCGACGCACCGGGGGTGGCGCTGATGGACATCCCGACCCCCCTCGACGCGGCCGGGCAGGACCCCAGCTATGTCGGCCGGATCCGCGCCGACCAGTCCGCCCCGGCGGGCAGAGGCCTGGTGCTGTTCATCTCCAATGACAACCTGCGCAAGGGGGCCGCCCTCAACGCGGTCCAGATCGCCGAACTGGTGTCGCAGCGTCTGGTGCGCCAGTGA
- the proC gene encoding pyrroline-5-carboxylate reductase: MGETVLSGLLRAGWTPDQIIATDRRPDRQLELHEAYGVRMVSNAEAAAQADTIVVVVKPQDMRALLTEIAPVLKPGALVVSLAAGVDIASIEAQLPEGTAVVRVMPNTPAQVDEGMAAISPGAHSEPHHLERVTEILSATGRVLTVPESYQDAVTAISGSGPAYLFFVVEAMIEAGVHLGLPRDIATELVVQTMLGSAKLLRETGEHPTVLRERVTSPGGTTAAAIRQLEDHKVRAAFIGAMEAARDRSRQLAEDARRNGSV; this comes from the coding sequence ATGGGGGAGACGGTGCTGTCCGGGCTGCTCCGGGCAGGTTGGACCCCCGACCAGATCATCGCCACCGACCGTCGACCCGATCGACAGCTCGAGCTGCACGAGGCTTACGGCGTACGGATGGTGAGCAACGCCGAGGCGGCCGCTCAGGCCGACACCATCGTCGTCGTGGTCAAGCCGCAGGACATGCGGGCCCTGCTGACCGAGATCGCTCCGGTGCTCAAGCCGGGAGCGCTCGTCGTCTCGCTGGCGGCCGGGGTGGACATCGCCTCAATCGAGGCCCAGCTGCCGGAGGGGACCGCGGTGGTCCGTGTGATGCCCAACACGCCCGCCCAGGTCGACGAGGGGATGGCCGCCATCTCGCCCGGCGCGCACAGCGAGCCGCATCATCTGGAGCGGGTGACGGAGATCCTCTCGGCCACCGGCCGGGTGCTCACTGTCCCGGAGAGCTACCAGGACGCGGTGACTGCGATCTCCGGGTCGGGGCCGGCCTACCTGTTCTTCGTGGTCGAGGCGATGATCGAGGCCGGCGTGCATCTTGGCCTGCCCCGCGACATCGCCACCGAGCTGGTCGTGCAGACCATGCTGGGTTCGGCGAAGCTGCTGCGGGAGACCGGCGAGCACCCCACCGTGCTGCGCGAGCGCGTCACCTCGCCGGGCGGGACGACGGCGGCGGCGATCCGTCAACTCGAGGACCACAAGGTCCGGGCAGCGTTCATCGGAGCGATGGAGGCGGCCCGGGACCGGAGCCGCCAGCTGGCCGAGGACGCGCGTCGGAACGGGTCCGTCTAG
- a CDS encoding phytanoyl-CoA dioxygenase family protein has protein sequence MTSAYALSPQDRSSFDRNGFVKLRQVLDPDQLDLFAPVITDSVIDLNTQHLPLAERDTYGKAFLQVSNLWQHNDRVADFVRSPDLARLAAELLGVASVRLYHDQALYKEPGGGITPWHADQYYWPLSSDRCVTVWVPLQDTPADMGPLAFAAGSHRFEVGRDLPISDESEAELQRLLAEQDFPLDDAPYQLGDVSYHLGWTFHRAGPNSSSRPRRVMTVIYMDAEMRITEPVNEHQQTDIRTWMPGAAPGDPAATELNPVLYPPAG, from the coding sequence GTGACGAGCGCGTATGCGCTCAGCCCGCAGGACCGGTCGTCGTTCGACCGGAACGGGTTCGTCAAGCTCCGCCAGGTGCTCGACCCGGACCAGCTCGACCTCTTCGCCCCGGTGATCACCGACAGCGTGATCGACCTCAACACCCAGCACCTGCCGCTGGCGGAGCGGGACACGTATGGCAAGGCCTTCTTGCAGGTGTCGAACCTGTGGCAGCACAACGACCGCGTCGCCGACTTCGTCCGCTCCCCGGATCTGGCCAGGTTGGCCGCCGAGCTGCTCGGTGTCGCCAGTGTCCGGCTCTACCACGACCAGGCGCTCTACAAGGAGCCGGGCGGGGGGATCACCCCGTGGCACGCGGACCAGTACTACTGGCCACTGTCGTCCGACCGGTGCGTCACCGTGTGGGTGCCTCTGCAGGACACTCCGGCGGACATGGGACCGCTGGCGTTCGCCGCCGGCAGCCACCGATTCGAGGTGGGCCGTGACCTGCCGATCAGCGACGAGTCGGAGGCGGAGCTGCAGCGCCTGCTCGCAGAACAGGACTTTCCCCTCGACGACGCCCCGTACCAGCTCGGGGACGTGAGCTACCACCTCGGTTGGACCTTCCACCGCGCCGGCCCGAACAGCAGCAGCAGGCCGCGTCGGGTGATGACAGTGATCTACATGGATGCCGAGATGCGGATCACCGAGCCGGTCAACGAGCACCAGCAGACCGACATCAGGACCTGGATGCCGGGAGCAGCCCCCGGCGACCCTGCCGCCACCGAGCTCAACCCGGTGCTGTACCCGCCCGCCGGCTAG